The following proteins are encoded in a genomic region of [Eubacterium] hominis:
- a CDS encoding adenine phosphoribosyltransferase yields MNYKDYIADIPDFPQDGILFRDVTPLMADGDVFKKACDEIIAFAKEVNAEVVVGPESRGFIFGCPVAYELGIGFVPVRKPGKLPRETVSVSYDLEYGSNELQVHKDSIKKGQRVLIVDDLLATGGTVDATIQMVKELGGVVAGCAFLIELAGLNGREHLKEYPVFALMSYE; encoded by the coding sequence ATGAATTATAAAGATTATATTGCGGATATTCCAGATTTTCCACAGGATGGCATTTTATTTCGTGATGTAACACCATTAATGGCAGATGGTGATGTATTTAAAAAAGCATGTGATGAAATCATTGCATTCGCAAAAGAAGTAAATGCAGAAGTTGTGGTTGGACCTGAATCAAGAGGATTCATCTTTGGATGTCCGGTTGCTTATGAACTTGGAATCGGTTTTGTTCCTGTTCGTAAACCAGGAAAGCTTCCAAGAGAAACAGTCAGTGTTTCTTATGATTTGGAATATGGCAGCAATGAGCTGCAGGTACATAAAGACAGTATCAAAAAAGGACAGCGTGTATTGATCGTTGATGATCTGCTTGCAACCGGTGGTACTGTGGATGCAACCATTCAGATGGTAAAAGAGCTGGGTGGTGTCGTTGCCGGATGTGCCTTTTTGATAGAGCTGGCTGGATTAAACGGCAGAGAGCATTTAAAGGAATATCCTGTATTTGCTTTGATGTCTTACGAATAA
- a CDS encoding DHH family phosphoesterase, protein MKITLQDISKTEEIQNTLHLSHLCAKVLSAKQLDYTQISQILSAPILHDPMCAIHMPEVIARIKQAKANHEKVLICGDYDADGICATTILFDALRQFGIACGFYIPDRFKQGYGLHPDTVKMADEKGYRLLITVDNGVKAFDALQEAKKRGLDVIVTDHHDMEEAEVEASLLLHPFTMGEEFQYLSGAGVALEISRALLGDIKEHIVLAAVASIADVMTLKNETRDIVRIGIQYLKQGVCKPIQALANDRYPKWDETLIAFQVVPKLNVMGRLADKVNVNNMVRYLLLQNAEEIQRVSKQIQQLNEHRKKMSDEMVETAKSLIHPEYDFQMLYHDSFHEGIVGLVAGKLSEEIKKPVMVLSRHEELLKGSIRSQGYLDLTTFFDECMDVLDSYGGHKAAAGIGFRIENKQDVQDYLNEKAKTCITPCEDEYEVIPLTIQEVSILEVESLQKLAPFGHGFDEPLFYLQNVAVEQIKPMGNGEHVKWVINETVEAVLFHDKTAYDTFFERKSMNFIGTISINRFMGKKKVNIFVREAF, encoded by the coding sequence ATGAAAATAACATTACAAGATATATCAAAAACAGAAGAAATACAAAATACCTTACATCTTTCCCATTTATGTGCGAAAGTGTTGTCCGCTAAACAGTTGGACTATACACAGATATCCCAGATTTTATCTGCCCCCATCCTACATGATCCGATGTGTGCGATACATATGCCAGAAGTCATTGCACGTATTAAGCAGGCAAAAGCCAATCATGAAAAAGTGTTGATCTGTGGCGATTATGATGCAGATGGCATCTGTGCGACGACGATATTATTTGATGCCTTGCGCCAGTTTGGCATTGCCTGTGGCTTTTATATACCTGATCGATTTAAACAAGGATATGGTTTACATCCTGATACCGTGAAGATGGCAGATGAAAAAGGATATCGCTTATTGATTACAGTAGACAATGGAGTGAAAGCTTTTGATGCTTTACAAGAGGCAAAAAAGCGGGGATTGGATGTCATTGTCACTGACCATCACGATATGGAAGAAGCGGAAGTAGAAGCTTCTTTACTGCTACACCCATTTACAATGGGCGAGGAATTTCAATATCTTAGCGGTGCTGGTGTGGCTTTAGAGATATCCCGTGCTTTATTGGGAGATATCAAAGAACACATTGTACTGGCAGCAGTTGCCTCTATTGCGGATGTAATGACATTAAAAAATGAAACCCGAGATATTGTACGTATTGGAATCCAGTATTTAAAACAGGGTGTCTGTAAACCAATTCAGGCATTAGCAAATGATCGTTATCCCAAATGGGATGAAACATTGATTGCTTTTCAGGTCGTACCAAAATTAAACGTCATGGGGCGTTTAGCAGATAAGGTCAATGTGAATAATATGGTCAGATATTTACTGCTTCAAAATGCAGAAGAAATACAGCGTGTGTCCAAACAAATCCAGCAGTTAAATGAACATCGTAAAAAAATGAGTGATGAAATGGTAGAAACAGCTAAATCATTAATTCATCCCGAATATGATTTTCAGATGTTGTATCATGACAGTTTCCATGAAGGTATTGTAGGCCTTGTGGCAGGAAAACTTTCAGAAGAGATCAAAAAGCCGGTCATGGTATTAAGCAGACATGAAGAATTATTAAAAGGCAGTATCCGATCACAAGGGTATCTGGATCTAACCACATTTTTTGATGAATGTATGGATGTATTAGACAGTTATGGAGGACATAAAGCAGCAGCTGGTATTGGCTTTCGAATTGAAAATAAACAGGATGTACAGGATTATTTAAATGAAAAAGCCAAAACCTGTATCACACCTTGTGAAGATGAATATGAAGTCATTCCTTTAACAATTCAGGAGGTCAGTATTCTGGAGGTAGAAAGCCTGCAGAAACTGGCACCCTTTGGTCATGGCTTTGATGAACCATTATTCTATCTTCAAAATGTAGCGGTTGAACAAATCAAGCCAATGGGAAATGGAGAGCATGTCAAATGGGTCATCAATGAAACAGTAGAAGCAGTATTGTTTCATGATAAGACAGCATATGATACATTTTTTGAAAGAAAATCTATGAATTTTATTGGAACAATTTCCATAAATCGTTTCATGGGAAAGAAAAAAGTGAATATTTTTGTAAGAGAGGCATTTTAA
- a CDS encoding nucleotidyltransferase family protein: MKVTGIVSEYNPFHYGHQYHIHKTRELTQCDVLINVMSGHFVQRGEASLAYKWDRARKGIEEGCDIVIELPYIYATQSADGFAYGAIRSLQLAGVDHIVFGSESNDLDALKQMAEITPAYDPSKSFAQSTQMQSNDILGVAYMKALKDTNITPLCIKRTNGYHDLAVKGNIASATGIRQRFLQKEDVSFLTPLSEALHARFAMEHYYPYLQMLLFTQAKQHLESIFLMEEGLENRMITCAKQCTTMKSFVDACISKRYTRSRIQRTILQILTQTTKQEVKQLSDLQHIRILAMNETGRAYIKQLKKTEVIIASRFNQIPKAYREMDLRAASAYAIPLSSEERLSFIKKELQSFIQVGL; this comes from the coding sequence ATGAAAGTTACAGGTATTGTTAGTGAATATAATCCTTTCCATTATGGACATCAATATCATATCCATAAGACAAGAGAACTTACTCAATGTGATGTGCTCATCAATGTAATGAGTGGACATTTTGTGCAAAGAGGAGAAGCATCCCTTGCTTATAAGTGGGATCGTGCACGCAAAGGGATTGAAGAAGGTTGTGATATCGTTATCGAACTTCCTTATATCTATGCGACGCAGAGTGCGGATGGTTTTGCCTATGGTGCGATTCGTTCTTTACAACTGGCAGGTGTTGATCATATCGTGTTTGGCAGTGAAAGCAATGATCTGGATGCATTAAAACAGATGGCAGAAATCACCCCAGCATATGATCCCAGTAAATCTTTTGCGCAAAGCACACAGATGCAAAGCAATGATATATTAGGTGTTGCCTATATGAAAGCGTTAAAGGATACAAACATCACACCATTATGTATCAAGCGTACAAATGGGTATCATGATCTTGCAGTCAAAGGCAATATCGCAAGTGCTACAGGAATCAGACAGCGGTTTCTTCAAAAAGAAGATGTAAGCTTTTTAACCCCGTTATCAGAAGCATTACACGCACGCTTTGCGATGGAGCATTATTATCCTTATTTACAGATGTTGTTATTCACACAGGCAAAACAACATTTAGAAAGCATTTTCTTAATGGAAGAAGGTCTGGAAAACCGTATGATTACATGTGCAAAACAATGTACAACGATGAAATCTTTCGTGGATGCCTGTATCTCAAAACGATATACCCGAAGCAGAATACAGCGAACAATTCTTCAGATATTGACCCAGACAACAAAGCAAGAAGTAAAACAGCTGTCGGATTTACAACATATTCGTATATTGGCAATGAATGAAACCGGCCGTGCCTATATAAAACAATTGAAGAAAACAGAAGTCATAATTGCCAGTCGTTTTAATCAGATTCCAAAAGCGTATCGAGAAATGGATTTAAGGGCAGCATCTGCGTATGCTATTCCTTTGTCTAGTGAAGAACGTTTAAGCTTCATAAAAAAAGAACTACAGTCTTTTATACAGGTGGGCTTATGA
- a CDS encoding YdcF family protein, producing MMWLYIFIVLLVLQLPILYFFPTPPKMKKGVIYDVCIVLGCPTKDDGSISRMQKSRMDKAIALYQEGNVKRLLISGAGVRNHFVEADVMADYARSCGVHASDILKEKNARNTYDNLRYAKMLCKAHGYQHIVVVSSCFHIRRSSFFVRKFFNEFAMCPTDGKEKIKHYISEYFRMWNTLYFEIKLKIKNR from the coding sequence ATGATGTGGTTATATATCTTCATTGTATTGCTTGTTTTACAGTTACCTATCTTATATTTCTTTCCAACACCGCCAAAAATGAAAAAGGGTGTGATCTATGATGTATGCATCGTGTTAGGCTGTCCAACCAAAGATGATGGCAGTATTTCCCGTATGCAGAAAAGCCGTATGGATAAAGCAATTGCCTTATATCAGGAAGGAAATGTAAAGCGCTTATTGATCAGTGGTGCTGGTGTACGCAATCATTTTGTGGAAGCAGATGTGATGGCAGATTATGCACGCAGCTGTGGAGTACATGCATCTGATATTCTAAAAGAAAAGAATGCACGTAATACATATGATAATCTTCGATATGCGAAGATGTTGTGTAAGGCGCATGGCTATCAGCACATCGTGGTCGTATCCAGTTGTTTCCATATACGAAGAAGCAGTTTCTTTGTGCGCAAGTTCTTTAATGAATTTGCGATGTGTCCAACGGATGGGAAAGAAAAAATAAAGCATTATATTTCAGAGTATTTCCGTATGTGGAATACCTTGTATTTTGAAATCAAATTAAAGATAAAAAACAGGTGA
- the secD gene encoding protein translocase subunit SecD — translation MKKSRLVVFGISIVTVVVMMIFGSPWIAKNMRLGLDLQGGFEILYKITPLEGKTLPDMTAVAESINKRIDVLGVNEPEITVEGDDQIRVQLAGVKDADEARRIISTTANLTFRDINDNLLMDASVLEEGGATLGTDEYGRYLVNLKVKDTEKFYEATKKVAAMGTGSNLMVTWLDFDETKDSYAAESKTEKPNYVSAATVKEGLNSNTVQISGNFTKEEATELKDLINSGSLPVKMSEEYTNAVTADYGMNAFESTMMAGAVGVIAIMLFMILYYQLPGIISAITIAVYVFVVFLIYNLMGGVFTLSGIAALVLGVGMAADSNILTFERIRDGLYSGRSVKTAFYEGTSKSFITIFDAQFTTFISALILYLLGTGSVKGFATMLIVSTISTLLLIVFVAKFFLKMLVDSGCLDGKLKLFGVKETRVPDVNKGEERFYYGKFAKFDFVGKARYFITVTISVLVIGIGFMAFNGFNGNEALNLGIDFTSGTKITVVSDDAINASTLKDQLKDLGINTKSIKINGKGDTTATVFVKEAIETEKMDSVKASLKDIYHHDVNDNTVTPIIGRQLVKNAFLISILAWIGIMIYISFRFKWDYAISGIVALIHDLLVMIAFCAILRLEMNTEIIAVLLTIIGYSINNSIVVFDRIRDNVKANKHEVITKERYKEIVNDALQKTATRSILSTLTTMMPVITLLLMGSNAINTFCLMLFIGLFFGAGSSLFIAAQLWYQIRIHHKPKKHTKKKRKKEDIEEMIIPGMNDY, via the coding sequence ATGAAAAAATCCCGTTTGGTAGTCTTTGGTATTTCCATTGTGACCGTTGTGGTAATGATGATTTTTGGAAGTCCATGGATTGCAAAAAATATGAGATTGGGACTGGATCTGCAGGGTGGTTTTGAAATTCTTTATAAAATCACACCGTTAGAAGGCAAAACATTGCCGGATATGACAGCTGTAGCAGAATCCATTAACAAGCGTATTGACGTATTAGGTGTCAACGAACCTGAAATCACAGTCGAAGGTGATGATCAGATTCGTGTACAATTGGCTGGTGTTAAAGATGCAGATGAAGCAAGACGTATCATTTCAACAACAGCTAACCTGACATTCCGTGATATCAACGACAATCTGTTGATGGATGCCAGCGTACTTGAAGAAGGCGGCGCAACACTTGGAACAGATGAGTACGGCCGTTATCTTGTAAATCTAAAAGTAAAAGATACAGAGAAATTCTATGAAGCTACAAAGAAGGTTGCTGCAATGGGCACTGGCTCCAATCTGATGGTAACATGGTTAGACTTTGATGAAACAAAAGATTCCTATGCAGCAGAAAGCAAGACAGAAAAACCAAATTATGTTTCTGCGGCAACTGTAAAAGAAGGATTAAACAGCAATACTGTACAAATCTCTGGTAACTTTACAAAAGAAGAGGCAACAGAATTAAAAGATTTGATCAATTCTGGTTCCTTGCCAGTGAAGATGAGTGAAGAATATACCAATGCAGTAACAGCAGACTATGGTATGAATGCTTTTGAATCCACAATGATGGCTGGTGCAGTAGGTGTAATTGCCATTATGTTGTTTATGATTTTATACTATCAGTTACCAGGAATCATTTCCGCAATCACCATTGCTGTTTATGTATTTGTTGTATTCCTGATTTATAATCTGATGGGTGGTGTATTTACACTATCTGGAATTGCTGCATTAGTGTTGGGTGTTGGTATGGCGGCAGACTCCAATATCTTAACATTTGAACGAATCCGTGATGGATTGTATTCTGGAAGAAGTGTAAAAACAGCCTTCTATGAAGGAACAAGTAAATCTTTTATTACTATTTTTGATGCTCAGTTCACAACTTTTATTTCCGCACTGATTCTGTATTTATTAGGTACAGGAAGTGTCAAAGGATTTGCGACAATGTTGATTGTATCTACAATTTCTACATTGTTATTGATCGTATTTGTGGCAAAATTCTTCTTAAAGATGTTGGTTGACAGTGGATGTCTGGATGGTAAATTAAAACTGTTTGGTGTAAAAGAAACACGTGTACCAGATGTAAACAAAGGTGAAGAACGTTTCTATTATGGAAAATTCGCAAAATTTGATTTTGTTGGAAAAGCAAGATACTTTATTACTGTGACAATCAGTGTATTGGTGATTGGTATCGGCTTTATGGCTTTCAATGGCTTTAATGGCAATGAAGCTTTAAATCTTGGCATTGACTTTACTAGTGGTACAAAAATCACAGTGGTAAGTGATGATGCAATTAACGCATCTACATTAAAAGACCAGTTAAAAGATCTTGGTATCAATACTAAGAGTATTAAGATCAATGGAAAAGGCGATACAACTGCAACTGTATTCGTAAAAGAAGCAATTGAAACAGAAAAAATGGACAGCGTTAAAGCAAGTCTGAAAGATATTTATCATCATGATGTAAATGACAATACCGTAACACCAATTATTGGACGTCAGTTAGTGAAAAATGCATTCTTGATTTCTATTCTGGCATGGATCGGTATTATGATTTATATCTCATTCCGTTTCAAATGGGATTATGCAATCAGTGGTATCGTTGCCCTGATTCATGACTTGTTGGTCATGATAGCATTCTGTGCAATTCTGCGTTTGGAAATGAATACAGAAATTATCGCGGTATTACTAACGATCATTGGTTATTCTATTAATAACTCAATTGTTGTATTTGATAGAATACGTGACAATGTAAAAGCTAATAAGCATGAAGTTATCACAAAAGAAAGATATAAAGAAATTGTTAATGATGCATTGCAGAAGACAGCAACACGTTCTATTCTTTCTACATTAACAACGATGATGCCAGTTATCACATTGTTGTTGATGGGAAGTAATGCCATCAATACATTCTGTTTGATGTTATTCATAGGATTGTTCTTTGGTGCTGGATCATCTTTATTTATCGCAGCACAGCTGTGGTATCAGATTCGTATCCACCACAAGCCTAAGAAGCATACAAAGAAAAAACGTAAAAAAGAAGATATAGAAGAAATGATCATTCCAGGAATGAATGATTACTAA
- a CDS encoding bifunctional (p)ppGpp synthetase/guanosine-3',5'-bis(diphosphate) 3'-pyrophosphohydrolase, with amino-acid sequence MVSSQVVTFDEMMSEVKKYIKKEENIDLITRAYLCAEKNHTGQYRKSGEPYIIHAIQVGYILSLLRTGPRTIAAGLLHDVVEDCDVTLEEITEMFGNEVASLVDSVTKIGNLKFKDEKEYLASNHRKIFIAMAKDVRVILIKLADRLHNMRTLQYMTPEKQKKIAAETLDVYAPIAHRLGISDIKNELEDLSFQYLNKEKYYEIARLVEKRKAERDEQVQRMIKEISDLLDDHHIQYRIFGRSKHLYSIYKKMKTKNKRFEEILDLLAIRIITDSDTACYEILGYIHAKYRPIPGRFKDYIAMPKMNMYQSLHSTIVADDGNIFEIQIRTESMDEVAEQGIAAHWRYKENMNGGREVNQSEIEEQLHWLKDFSVMSDDVNDDSMEYMNLLQKDIFEANVYCMTPKGKVIALPNGSTPIDFAYRVHTEVGHHTVGATINGVLLPLNTKLKTGDVVSIRTSKQSPGPSEDWIKIVKSAHARNKIRSFFQKQENERRNLDIKKGEEMLQDELKKRNLDVETYTDQKKVESIAGSLSFNSYQDLMFAIGVKQVSLPAVIDRLVKHKTSVPIDNEELQRMFNRQDRKRKVSSTGIRVAGIDSMKITLANCCSPVPGDDIVGYITKGAGVKVHRSDCPNVINEKKRLIAVEWDENLEQKTYEVKLIIHSSDRNYLLSDIVTVVSQCKAGLQHVDSTVDEDQISATTKMTVVVENAEHLHTLMANLRKINSVRTVERVIQ; translated from the coding sequence ATGGTAAGTAGTCAGGTGGTAACTTTTGACGAAATGATGTCGGAAGTTAAAAAGTACATCAAAAAAGAAGAAAACATCGATCTGATCACACGGGCATATTTATGTGCTGAGAAGAATCATACCGGACAATATCGTAAAAGTGGAGAACCATATATTATCCATGCGATACAAGTCGGGTACATTTTGTCGTTGTTAAGGACAGGGCCTAGAACGATAGCGGCTGGTCTTTTACATGATGTGGTGGAAGACTGCGATGTTACACTAGAAGAAATCACAGAGATGTTTGGAAATGAAGTGGCATCTTTAGTTGATTCTGTCACAAAAATAGGGAATCTTAAATTTAAGGATGAAAAAGAATATCTTGCCAGCAACCATCGAAAGATTTTTATTGCGATGGCAAAAGATGTGCGTGTCATTTTGATTAAATTGGCAGATCGTTTGCACAATATGCGAACATTACAATATATGACGCCGGAAAAACAGAAAAAGATTGCCGCAGAAACATTGGATGTCTATGCGCCAATTGCACATCGTCTAGGTATCAGCGATATCAAAAATGAGCTGGAGGATTTATCATTTCAATACTTAAATAAAGAGAAATACTATGAAATTGCGCGATTGGTAGAAAAACGTAAAGCAGAGCGTGATGAACAGGTACAGCGGATGATCAAAGAAATCAGTGATCTGCTGGATGATCATCATATTCAATATCGTATCTTTGGACGTAGTAAACATCTGTACAGTATTTATAAAAAGATGAAAACCAAAAACAAACGGTTTGAAGAAATTCTAGATTTATTGGCGATTCGTATCATTACAGACAGTGATACGGCATGTTATGAAATATTAGGGTATATACATGCGAAATATCGCCCGATACCAGGTCGTTTCAAAGATTATATCGCTATGCCAAAGATGAATATGTATCAATCCTTACACAGTACCATCGTTGCGGATGATGGCAATATATTTGAAATACAGATACGTACAGAATCGATGGATGAAGTAGCGGAGCAAGGGATTGCTGCACATTGGCGTTACAAGGAAAATATGAATGGCGGACGTGAAGTCAACCAGTCAGAAATCGAAGAACAATTGCACTGGCTGAAAGATTTCAGTGTGATGAGTGATGATGTCAATGATGATTCTATGGAGTATATGAATCTTCTACAAAAGGATATCTTTGAAGCGAATGTATACTGTATGACACCAAAAGGAAAAGTAATTGCTTTGCCAAATGGTTCTACACCGATTGATTTCGCATATCGTGTACATACAGAGGTGGGGCATCATACCGTTGGCGCAACCATCAATGGAGTGCTGTTACCTTTAAATACCAAATTGAAAACAGGCGATGTTGTATCCATTCGTACAAGTAAACAATCACCTGGGCCAAGTGAAGACTGGATCAAAATTGTTAAAAGTGCACATGCCAGAAATAAGATACGTTCCTTCTTCCAAAAACAGGAAAATGAACGACGCAATCTGGATATCAAAAAAGGTGAAGAAATGCTTCAGGATGAACTGAAAAAACGTAATCTTGATGTAGAAACTTATACCGATCAAAAGAAAGTAGAAAGTATCGCCGGAAGCTTAAGCTTTAATTCTTATCAGGATCTGATGTTTGCGATTGGGGTAAAACAGGTATCTTTGCCAGCGGTTATTGATCGTTTGGTAAAACACAAAACAAGTGTTCCGATTGATAATGAAGAATTACAGCGTATGTTTAACCGACAGGATCGTAAACGTAAAGTCAGCAGTACTGGTATTCGAGTGGCTGGCATTGATTCGATGAAAATCACACTGGCAAATTGCTGCTCACCTGTACCAGGAGATGATATTGTTGGATATATCACCAAAGGCGCCGGTGTCAAGGTACATCGCAGCGACTGTCCAAACGTCATCAATGAAAAGAAACGTTTGATTGCCGTGGAATGGGATGAAAATCTTGAACAGAAAACTTATGAAGTCAAGCTGATCATTCATTCCAGCGACCGTAATTATCTGTTAAGTGATATTGTGACAGTGGTATCACAATGCAAGGCAGGTCTACAACATGTAGATTCTACTGTAGATGAAGACCAGATCAGTGCTACCACAAAGATGACGGTCGTTGTAGAAAACGCCGAACATCTTCATACACTGATGGCAAATTTAAGAAAAATCAATAGTGTACGCACCGTAGAAAGAGTGATTCAGTAA
- a CDS encoding helix-turn-helix transcriptional regulator, producing the protein MTFAEKLKTLRSQKGYSQEELAQVLHVSRQAIAKWEGNNGMPDINNIIAISRLFDVSIDTLLKEESDLHTHKTLREADIIACGSFIGAAIQFVLDGGFIRGLIGGAMIPIAGFYLIKYPHHKPMAINITQLKNKLASIDRTKLCVRVIGAGIGGVIGLYLWKQGIL; encoded by the coding sequence ATGACATTTGCAGAAAAGTTAAAAACATTACGTTCTCAAAAAGGCTATTCTCAAGAAGAACTGGCACAAGTATTACATGTATCCAGACAGGCAATCGCAAAATGGGAAGGAAACAATGGCATGCCGGATATCAATAACATCATTGCCATCTCAAGGCTTTTTGATGTTTCTATTGATACTTTGCTGAAAGAGGAATCAGATCTTCATACACACAAAACATTGCGTGAAGCAGATATCATTGCTTGTGGCTCTTTCATTGGCGCAGCCATCCAGTTTGTATTAGATGGAGGCTTTATACGAGGCTTGATAGGTGGCGCCATGATACCTATCGCTGGCTTCTATTTGATAAAATATCCCCATCATAAACCGATGGCTATAAACATCACCCAACTAAAAAACAAGCTAGCATCCATTGATCGAACAAAGCTTTGTGTTCGTGTGATTGGCGCAGGGATTGGTGGTGTCATTGGCTTATATTTATGGAAACAGGGAATACTATAA
- a CDS encoding oligosaccharide flippase family protein — MKKTIIRSTFYLVILSVIAKALSFIVRILLARKLSGDAMNYYSLASSTMVFMITLAQMGIPNALSKVIAQSHNPHKPLKAAIFLSVCSNVIIIMLFLFAIPFMAHVILKQDVILPVLYAILPLIPIVTISGILKGYLFGIQRHMSATACQLFEEGSRIIFLLIIFDRYPLLDAVSMARLAMISISVGEVFSSIYMLLSLLIKKRTPLHVPALFHDLQRKNFDEVLHVSIPMTGSRLIGSLTYFLEPIVMVYGLSALQSQAMINAYGSVNGYILPIITMPSFLTITLSNFLLPSFTYHYTRHHEAQANKLFTTILGCCFLVGMGCSVICYFYNEELLQLFYHTNKGALLLKQMAWPFALYALQPPLSSMLHALSLSKKTVSDTLAGSLIRIGCVAFLSSQIGPAALSIGITAGMLVTTLMHAFRLFFAFRKAYS; from the coding sequence ATGAAAAAAACGATCATCCGATCTACTTTCTATCTTGTCATATTATCCGTTATCGCCAAGGCATTATCCTTTATTGTCCGTATCCTATTAGCCCGCAAGTTAAGTGGCGATGCTATGAATTATTATTCTCTCGCCTCTTCTACCATGGTATTTATGATCACCCTTGCTCAAATGGGTATTCCCAATGCCTTAAGCAAGGTCATTGCCCAAAGTCACAATCCTCATAAACCATTAAAGGCAGCTATCTTTTTATCTGTCTGCAGTAATGTGATTATTATCATGTTGTTTCTGTTTGCCATTCCTTTTATGGCACATGTGATATTAAAACAGGATGTGATTCTGCCTGTTTTATATGCGATATTGCCTTTGATTCCAATTGTTACGATATCCGGCATATTAAAAGGGTATTTATTTGGCATACAGCGTCATATGTCTGCGACTGCATGCCAGTTGTTTGAAGAAGGCAGCCGTATTATCTTTCTGTTGATCATCTTTGATCGATATCCTTTGCTGGATGCTGTATCCATGGCACGTTTGGCGATGATATCCATTAGTGTTGGCGAAGTATTTAGTTCTATCTACATGTTGTTATCATTATTGATAAAAAAAAGAACACCGCTTCATGTTCCTGCCTTATTCCATGATCTGCAACGAAAAAACTTTGATGAAGTCTTACATGTATCCATTCCTATGACAGGCAGTCGCCTGATTGGTTCGCTTACCTATTTTTTAGAACCGATTGTCATGGTTTATGGTTTATCTGCCCTACAATCCCAGGCGATGATCAATGCTTATGGTTCTGTGAATGGCTATATTCTTCCCATCATTACCATGCCTTCCTTTTTGACCATTACCTTAAGCAACTTTTTATTGCCTTCTTTTACGTATCATTATACAAGACATCATGAAGCACAGGCGAATAAGCTGTTTACCACTATTTTAGGATGTTGTTTTCTTGTGGGGATGGGATGCAGTGTCATTTGTTATTTTTATAATGAAGAATTGTTACAGCTGTTTTATCATACAAATAAAGGCGCATTATTGTTGAAACAGATGGCTTGGCCTTTTGCATTATACGCCTTGCAGCCACCTTTATCCAGCATGCTTCATGCCCTCTCTTTAAGTAAAAAAACCGTATCAGATACCCTGGCAGGTTCCCTGATACGGATTGGCTGTGTTGCTTTTCTTTCTTCCCAGATTGGTCCTGCAGCATTAAGTATAGGGATCACTGCTGGTATGCTAGTCACAACCCTTATGCATGCATTTCGTTTGTTCTTTGCTTTTAGAAAAGCGTATTCCTAG
- a CDS encoding GNAT family N-acetyltransferase encodes MQIRKATTKDIPAIEAMYHDRVLYNDGHDMHQWRLEQVSWECFSQLYTIDDYYVAEENNTIVGGCFIVDIDELYWPDEPKGAALYLHKIVVHPHHSGKGYADALITFFKEKGRKEGYPEVRIDVREKKTKLRAMYERNGFKLLKTGQFVSEFTTALYHYPF; translated from the coding sequence ATGCAGATTCGTAAAGCGACAACAAAAGATATTCCCGCAATAGAAGCCATGTATCATGATCGTGTATTATATAACGATGGCCATGACATGCATCAGTGGCGTTTAGAACAGGTAAGCTGGGAATGCTTTTCACAATTATATACGATTGACGATTATTATGTAGCAGAAGAAAACAATACAATTGTTGGCGGATGCTTTATCGTTGATATCGATGAATTATATTGGCCAGATGAGCCAAAAGGGGCTGCCCTTTATCTTCATAAAATCGTTGTACATCCCCATCATTCCGGTAAAGGATATGCGGATGCGCTGATTACCTTTTTCAAGGAAAAGGGAAGAAAAGAAGGCTATCCAGAAGTACGGATTGACGTACGTGAAAAGAAAACGAAGCTTCGTGCGATGTATGAACGAAATGGCTTCAAATTATTGAAAACAGGACAATTTGTTTCTGAATTTACAACCGCACTTTATCATTACCCATTTTAG